The Phyllostomus discolor isolate MPI-MPIP mPhyDis1 chromosome 4, mPhyDis1.pri.v3, whole genome shotgun sequence genome window below encodes:
- the LOC114493884 gene encoding non-histone chromosomal protein HMG-14-like, whose protein sequence is MPKRKVSSAEGAAKEEPKRSARLSAKPAPAKVETKPKKAAGKDKSADKKMQMKGKRGAKGKQAEVANQEPKEDLSAENGETKNEESPASDEAGEKEAKSD, encoded by the coding sequence ATGCCCAAGAGGAAGGTCAGCTCCGCCGAGGGGGCGGCGAAGGAGGAGCCCAAGAGATCTGCGAGGTTGTCCGCTAAACCCGCTCCTGCAAAAGTGGAAACCAAGCCAAAAAAGGCGGCAGGAAAGGACAAGTCTGCAGACAAAAAGAtgcaaatgaaagggaaaaggggagcaaagggaaaacagGCCGAAGTGGCTAACCAGGAGCCTAAGGAAGACCTATCTGCGGAAAACGGAGAAACTAAAAACGAGGAGAGTCCAGCCTCAGATgaagcaggagaaaaagaagccaaGTCTGATTAA